AAACCGGGCTGGGCACTGGCCTTCGGAGCCCAGGGGACACTAGAGCCTTGAGGCACCAACCAGCTGAGACCACCCGTTAGCTTCCTAACTGGGTACCACAAACTAGGGGGCTTCAACAACAGCAATttcttctctcacagctctggacaGCAGAGGTCTAAGATCAAGATGTCAGAAGGGTTGATTCCTGCAAGAGACTCCGAGGGACGATCTGTCCCCTGCCTCTCTCCCGGCTCCTGGTGTGGTCAGCAATCTTTGGTGTCCCCTGGCTTGTAGACTggtcactccagtctctgcctctgtcttcaatCACCTTCttctctctgcatcctctcctctttttatttatttattttggttgcatcaggtcttagttgcaggctcatgggatcttcgttgaggcatgtgggatcttttcgttgtggtgcgcaggctttcGTTGGGgcactcaggcttctctctagttgtggcgtgcgggttttctctctctagttgtggcgcaaaggctctagagcgcgtgggctctgtagttttgtggcacacgggcttagttgccccgcagtatgtgggatctgagttccctgaccagggatcaaacctgcgcccctgcattggaaggtggattctttaccactggaccaccagggaagtcctctttttgtaaggacacttgtcattggattcaGGGTCCACCCTAAATCCAAGATGGTTACGTCTACAGAGAccgtatttccaaataaggtcacattcagaggttTCAGGTGGATATGAATTTTTGGAGGATGCTTTTCAGATCACTACAGACCCTAAATTGTGTGATTTTAACACAATTAAAAGGGCATCTGCAGTTCTGTGAGGGCCACAGCAGGCTGTGGGAGATATGAGAATTGGCTGGGTTATCCTTAAACAATTCATAAGAACAGCAGCAGAGATACTTCACCGAGTCCCTTTATTCCACGCATCCAGGCCCAACATCTAATAGGCAGCACCAGAGGCTTTCTCTAGGGTCACTCTGCTCACCCACGGCCAACCAGAAAAGCCAAGAAATTAGCAGCCCTAACCAATGACTGTGGGATTTGGTGTATAAATGCCCCAGCACCCTCACCCTTTGGGTGAGACAACTCAGAGGCATGTGTTTTACACTGGTTCCAAGAGTTTCCCAATAAGACTAAACTCCAGGAAACTGGAACCTTCACACTCAGCTGGAGTTGGAATATAAAAttatgcagccactttggaaaacagtttgactgTTCCTTAAAAGATTAAACATAGTCACCaaaagacccagcaattccattcctaggtaggTAGCCAAGAGacatgaaaatgtatgtccacacaaaaactttacATGAAcattcatagcaccattatttataacagccaaaaagtaaaaacaccccaaatgtccatccactaatgaatgaataaataaatgtggtctCTCCATACCATGGAATGGTATTTTgccattaaaaaggaataaagtacttataataactacaaatggagtataacctttaaaaattgtgaatcactataccaTACACTtataacatataaaattgtacatcaactatacttcaattaaaaaagtattCTCAGCCACAGACATATGTTTAATCAGATTGGAGTTTACCaactcatgttttaaaaaattacactggCAACTTAGAATAAATTAATTTGACAATTGATAagacatctcaaaaaaaaaaaggaatgaagttctaatacatgctacaacatgggtaaaccttgaaaacatgctcagtgaaagaagccaaacacaaaagagtGCAttttgtaggattccatttatatgaaataccccAAAGAGGCAAATCCACAGACAGAAAGTGGTTTGGCATTTGCCATGGGAGAGGGCAATGGGGAGTGAAACGAAACAGGACACTAtggtccttcccccacccccatatcctcctgccttttgtctgtggaaaaactttagccaaagaataagtttaatcagagaagtgagagaatgtagaagcaaagaaaagcagtcaaacaggacaaaacgataatagtttagtcagtaaGCAAAGTCAGTAAGCCCTTAGTTCCCTCTCAAGgtctatagataatattctgagccatatcctgtgagctgtcttatagatactgaaacccccatcaggtggaagaagttaactacatgatgaccaggctgtagccatgatacaagctgccacaattccgagaactggcctcaaggatatgggaacaaaccgacccggGAACTGAAGgttaactgtacctaaaacaatcaatatggtgctggtcagaccaccaatgaccaatttcaagatgactgtcagagctgactgtgctgtttctgcccgtagccccctccctctgcctataaaagctcttgccccctggtTGTCAgtggggggagtcggcctttggacaggagtccgccCCACCCCCATTGCTgacatccaaaataaagcaaactttcctttccaccaactttgcctctttattggcttttgagcagcgagcagcGGGACCCCACTTTCAGTTACAGGAGGATGCTGATGGGCACAGTGTttgttttgggggtgatgaacatattctggaattagacagtggtgatggctgtacaatgTTGTGAATATACAAAATCCACccatttgtacactttaaaatagtgaatttgACAGTATGTAGATTATATCTTAGTTCATTCAGTCTGCTATAACCGTATACTACAGCCTGggcagcttataaacaacagaaatttatttctcaccgttctggaggctggaagtctgcgATGAGGGCGGCAGTGTGGTCAGGTCAGTGTGGCCTGTGTGACTATCTTGTACCTCAACTGTCTTTTTCCCAAGGGTTtaacatccattgatgattcttatCTGGATCAGTCAGCATTAAGGTGACTTTAAAGAGcgattttctatttctattcatCCTTCCTTCTACAGTTTCTCACTGCAGTTTTCCATCTACCacccttttaaaaagtattttagtatcattatgaactcatggattttttaactgaaataaaattcaccattctaaagtgaacaattcagtggcatttagtacatttacagtgttgtacaaccaccCCCCCTATCTAGTTTCAAGccattttcatcactcccaaaGGAGACCCCgcacccattaagcagtcactccccatttttccctctccccagcccctggcaaccactagtctgcttatcgtctctatggatttgccttttctggatgtttcattatacgtggaatcatgcagtacgtgtgtggtcttttgtgtctggcacATTTCACTGAGCCTCATACTTTCAATGTCCATCCACgctgtaacatgtatcagtactccTTCCATTTTAAGGCTGGCTAATTTCCCcctgtatggatagaccacattttatttatccatttttcagttgatggacattaggttgtttcTTTTTGCTACTATGAATAGTGatttatgaacattcatgtacaagcactgtcctgaatgtttgtgtcaccCCAAGAGGGCCTTCACCACAACCTGACCACGCTGGTACTCTGAAcgcagacttccagcctccagaattgtgagcatttctgttgtttataaaccacctaCTCTATGGTATGCTGTATAGCAGTTTCAATGGACTAAGACATTTGTTTTGAGTACCTGTTTACATAGATTGCTTTTATTCAATGTGTCATGTTTTATTCTtgccaataaatattcatttaaaggCTCATATTGTCCCACATTTGACCAGTGTAAGCCCCTGTGcactttcatatttaaataaatttctaaccATAGAAGTGATATATGTTGCagccctttaaaaattaaaacaaagtccTCTCAAACCTATCTTCATCCCAGCCCCTATCCTGAGAAGGcatctttccagatttttttctgtgtatttacatAATGTGCACATATCCTGagaaaacatataattttttgtgttttctgttacttAACTAATATTATACAGTATGTATGGCATCGTAActggtttttcaaatttttttattttaattttactggagtatagttgatttacaatgttgtgttcgtttcaggtgtacagccaagtgattcagttatacatatacatatattcattcttttttagattcttttctcatataggttagcacagaatattgagtagagttccctgtgctatacagtaggtccttgttggttatctgtcttacatatagttgtgtgtgtgtgttcatcccaagctccatATTTATGTAACTggcttttttaattaattatttatttatttattttacttttttgttttatttttattacacagTACAAAATACACTGCGTGCTACACAATACACTGCATAACCTTCTAGCAGCGGTAGATGAGCATAACTGAGTTATTTTTCATCAATCAGGAAAATGCTTCCTTAGTCAATGTTCTCCAAACCCTTTGGCACATAGTAACGATCAGCTCCAGAGATGCGCCTATCTCTTTCCACCAAGTTCCACTGATATGAATAATGGGCAACCCTTTTTTCCTTGCCCCCATTAGTGAACCTGTGGATGCGTGCAGTGGCCATTCCCAGGATGAACAAGCATGCGGCCATGACAGCAACCCCGGGGAGAATCTCGAACCACATCGTGACACCATCACAAAGGCCAAACACTTCCTTCCAGGCCCCTTGAAGGTGACCTGGCTTAACTGGCTTTTTTTAAATCTAACAATATGACTTGGTAAAATTAGTGAAATTGGTGCGTTCTTTAAAATGCAAGAGATATGCTCAGATCAGTTCAAGAAGTGCAGGAAAGTCGTGCCTGGAACTTTCCACATTCTATTTCACTCATTCTCACAACAACGCTTCAAGGTAGGTATTACTATCAGTACTcgagaaattagaaaattaagtTTCAaaaaggtaaagtaacttgcccgagTACCTAGCATGTGAAAAGCTCTCCATAATCACGCATCAAATGAGTGATTATGATTACTGAGTGGccgagctgggatttgaacccacctCCATTGCACGCGAGGGTCAGCTTGGTTTCTCTCTATGCAGTACCAGGAACCAGAAAGGCAATCACTGTGCATTTGTAGCAGCTGCTGTTAGAGGCTGGTGAgatgcgggggtgggggaggtgtagAATTATAATCACCTGCTCTCAGCAGATCCAGGGGAAGAGCTTTCTCTCCAGGAGAACAAAATCTTCAAGGGCCGATTGGGAAAACGCATCAAGCATTTAGTAAACGCATGACCTTTGGAAACGGGTCTGCTCTGAATACCCGGGCTAATAATGATCACCTGATAGCAATTTCCTGCAAGCTGGTTTCTTATCACACATCTGGCAGGCCATCCGCTTTCCTCTGTTGCATACATGATTTGTCATTAGCCCAGGCAGTGGGGGTGATGTACACTCCAGCATATGGGACTTAGCGCAGTAACCCTTGCATCGCCAAGCCTGGGGGGAGACTCTCAAAGGAAAAGACGTGCCTGGGATGCTAGAAACGGCTTTTCACTCTAAGGCCCCATCCAACGCTGGGATATTTCAGAGACCTGAGTCTgcatcccagctctaccactcagCAACTGGCATTTTGAGCAAAGCACctcacctgtctgagcctcagggGTGGTTGTGTATGTAACTGAGACTCAGGAACGCGGGGGGCCCTCTCCCCCTAATCTGCAAAGCTCTGCGAAGAAGGGCAGCTTTCCTTCCCCCTTATTCTGAGCATCTACTGCTGTGTTGCAAActacccccaaatttagtggcaTAGACCATAATAACACTTTTGTTATGTTTATGGATTCTGTGGGCCAGGAATTCGGACCGAGCACAGCGGGGCTGGCTTGTCTCTGCACTACGATGTCTGGGAGTCTCAGCCAGGAGGACCCCCAAAGCTGAGGTGACTCACACAGCTGGGGGCTGAAAAACTAGGTCTGGAGCATCCATTCTAAGATATTTTCTATTATGGGTCAAATTATGTTCCCCCAAAAGGTGTGTTCAAGTCCcaaacctgtgaatgtgacattatttggaaatagggtctttgcagggtAAATAAgtgaagatgaggtcatactggtttaggtgggccctaatccaatgactggtgtccttagaagagaagGCGATTTGGAcatagacacagagggaagatggccatgtgaagatggaggcaaatGTGTCAC
The sequence above is drawn from the Balaenoptera musculus isolate JJ_BM4_2016_0621 chromosome 15, mBalMus1.pri.v3, whole genome shotgun sequence genome and encodes:
- the LOC118881812 gene encoding NADH dehydrogenase [ubiquinone] 1 alpha subcomplex subunit 1-like; protein product: MWFEILPGVAVMAACLFILGMATARIHRFTNGGKEKRVAHYSYQWNLVERDRRISGADRYYVPKGLENID